The following proteins are co-located in the Aggregatibacter aphrophilus ATCC 33389 genome:
- the cysK gene encoding cysteine synthase A, whose translation MTIHNDNSYSIGNTPLVRLKHFGNGNIVVKIEGRNPSYSVKCRIGANMVWQAEKDGVLTQDKEIVDATSGNTGIALAYVAAARGYKITLTMPETMSTERKRLLRGLGVNLVLTEGAKGMKGAIAKAEEIVASNPNRYVMLKQFENPANPDIHRKTTGQEIWKDTEGKVDVVVAGVGTGGTITGISRAIKLDHGKQITSVAVEPAESPVITQTLAGQEVKPGPHKIQGIGAGFIPKNLDLSLIDRVETVDSDTAIATARRLMAEEGILAGISSGAAVAAADRLAKLSEFKDKLIVVVLPSASERYLSTALFDGIEI comes from the coding sequence ATGACGATTCATAACGATAACTCTTATTCTATCGGTAATACGCCATTAGTGCGTTTAAAACATTTCGGTAACGGCAACATCGTTGTCAAAATCGAAGGTCGCAACCCAAGTTACAGCGTGAAATGCCGTATCGGTGCCAACATGGTATGGCAAGCGGAAAAAGACGGGGTTTTAACCCAAGATAAAGAAATCGTGGATGCGACCAGCGGCAACACCGGAATCGCTTTGGCGTATGTGGCGGCTGCTCGTGGGTATAAAATCACCTTAACCATGCCTGAAACCATGAGCACCGAACGTAAACGTTTATTGCGCGGCTTGGGTGTAAATTTGGTGTTAACCGAAGGCGCTAAAGGTATGAAAGGCGCCATTGCCAAGGCGGAAGAAATTGTGGCATCCAACCCGAATCGTTATGTGATGTTAAAACAATTTGAAAATCCGGCAAACCCTGACATTCATCGCAAAACAACCGGTCAAGAAATTTGGAAAGATACCGAAGGCAAAGTTGATGTTGTCGTTGCTGGTGTTGGCACAGGCGGTACTATTACCGGTATTTCCCGCGCCATTAAATTGGATCACGGCAAACAAATTACCTCTGTTGCGGTTGAACCCGCCGAATCCCCGGTGATCACACAAACCCTTGCCGGTCAAGAAGTTAAACCGGGTCCGCATAAAATCCAAGGGATCGGCGCCGGCTTTATTCCGAAAAATCTCGATCTTTCATTAATTGACCGCGTGGAGACCGTTGATAGCGACACCGCCATTGCAACAGCCCGCCGTTTAATGGCAGAAGAAGGCATTTTAGCGGGGATTTCCTCCGGTGCTGCGGTAGCCGCAGCAGATCGTTTGGCAAAATTATCTGAATTTAAGGACAAATTAATT